In the genome of Lathyrus oleraceus cultivar Zhongwan6 chromosome 4, CAAS_Psat_ZW6_1.0, whole genome shotgun sequence, the window ATCCATTTTTCATATAAATCAACAGAAATGTTTGAAAACAAAAACCCTCCATCCtctcttaaaccctaaaccctcttTCAACTCCAAATGGGAAGCAGCCAAGCCGCAGTCTCCTTCCTAACAAACCTCGCCCGGGCCGCTATCGGCTTCGGCGTTGGAGCCACCGCTCTCAATTCCTCCCTCTATACCGTCGACGGTGGCCAACGCGCCGTCCTCTTCGACCGTTTCCGCGGCATCCTCGACGAATCAATTGGCGAGGGAACTCATTTCCTCATTCCATGGGTTCAAAAACCATACATTTTCGATATCAAAACTCGTCCCCACACTTTCTCGTCAATCTCCGGTACCAAAGATCTTCAAATGGTTAACCTAACTCTCAGAGTCCTCTCTCGTCCCGACACCGAAAAACTCCCTGTCATAGTTCAAAACCTCGGTCTCGAATACGACGAGAAAGTTCTCCCTTCTATCGGTAACGAAGTTCTGAAATCTGTTGTAGCGCAGTTCAACGCTGATCAGCTTCTTACCGAACGTCCACAGGTTTCTGCCCTTGTCAGGGAGACTCTTGTCCGACGTGCTAGGGATTTTAACATCCTTCTCGATGATGTGGCGATCACACATTTGTCTTATGGCGGTGAATTTTCGCGTGCTGTTGAGCAGAAGCAGGTTGCTCAACAGGAAGCTGAGAGATCAAAATTTGTAGTCATGAAGGCTGAGCAGGAGCGTCGTGCTGCAATTATTCGCGCAGAAGGAGAGAGTGAGGCTGCTAAGTTGATTTCTGATGCTACTGCTGCTGCTGGGATGGGGTTGATTGAGCTTAGGAGGATTGAAGCTTCCAGGGAAGTTGCTGGAACGCTTGCGAAATCACCTAATGTTATTTATCTTCCTGGTGGAAAGAGCATGATGATGGCTCTTAATGGTGCTAGTTGATTATTGCGGTAATCTTCTTTTTCTCACttttcaaatttttatttatttattgagtttggtttttcattGCGGTGTAATAGTCATGAATTGAGGTGCATTGCAATCAATATGTCAAAAACCTTGCTGTCACAATTCAAATCGAGGTTGCAGACCTTTTATAAAACCCTTGTTCATTTCTATTTGCTACATTGCAATCTGCACGAGTGAGTGTTCTTCGTATTTATGGTTGTTGTTGGCTATATATAGATGATTAATAGTTAATAAGTTGCTTTAGTTTTGATTGTATTACTGGTCCTTGCTATTTCTGTTCTAGTTAAGTAGTTGGTGTTGAAGTTGTTGGTAAAAGCCACTGTGATATTGGTAGCAATGCAGTTTTGAGACATATTGTGGCTGTAATATTGTTTGACGTAGAGTGAATTGGGACAAAGTGGCGTGTTGTTTTTTAGTCTTCCAGTTGAATTAATGGATTTTATAGTGGATTCTTGTGACTGAGGTTGTTTGTTTTGGTTCTTGTTATGTTGTACTTATAGTTTTTAGGCGGATTGGACTTTAGACACAGTGCTTATGGTGCTGTTCTAACTTTTCCTCTCCCAATAGGCGTTTTTTAAGAGGTGGTTTTTCACACATGTTGGAGATAGTTATATTGTCTTTTAATTGAGAAAGTTATGTCCTTTTTGTGCCCAAGTATATAGCAACAAAACCATTAGACTGTTTGCATGATGAAAATGCAATGGACTTAGCACTCTATAGGCAGGAAAAAGCACTATGCTGTAGATCCCTTTTTTATTTTTTCCCTTTCATTGAGAATAGTTAAGACATCGTTTTTTGTGGATGAACTGGTAGTTTAAGATTTGCATAATTGATTAAGCTTGTGAAACTATATTGCTACTGGTATTCTTCTGGGAGGTTGGCCTGTTAGTGCCCTCATCATATTTGGAGCTTTATGCATTCTATTCCTAGTTGAGCTTAATTAAAATAGCAGAATAGGATTTGTAATCTAAAAACATCGGTTTGTTGAATGAAGTTTTAGCCACTGAAACAACCATTGTTGTTGCGGTCATGCAGTTCAGTTGCAAACAAATGTGGCGAGTACCTAAGTCCCTCGATGTTACGGTCATAATTGAAGTGGGGGATTGCATTCTAAAACTATGCTAACAATTCATTGGGTATATTAAATCCAGTGTTCGTGGTAACTATTAAACACA includes:
- the LOC127075607 gene encoding prohibitin-3, mitochondrial; protein product: MGSSQAAVSFLTNLARAAIGFGVGATALNSSLYTVDGGQRAVLFDRFRGILDESIGEGTHFLIPWVQKPYIFDIKTRPHTFSSISGTKDLQMVNLTLRVLSRPDTEKLPVIVQNLGLEYDEKVLPSIGNEVLKSVVAQFNADQLLTERPQVSALVRETLVRRARDFNILLDDVAITHLSYGGEFSRAVEQKQVAQQEAERSKFVVMKAEQERRAAIIRAEGESEAAKLISDATAAAGMGLIELRRIEASREVAGTLAKSPNVIYLPGGKSMMMALNGAS